From a region of the Chitinophagales bacterium genome:
- a CDS encoding ATP-binding cassette domain-containing protein translates to MAESNKPNGKSAEATPKARINRESLREALLLFKYLKPYRWKFILGLVCIALSAFSTSIFPFLIGKMIDAAAPGVSQTLPANGQILGGNFSSSLKDITLSLNTIILLIFSQLTVQMLFSFMRVYLLTEVGEKSLADMRRDVYKKLLSMPMTFFTEKRVGELSSRISSDLSQIQDALSFTLAEFLRGIFTLIIGLAFIFWISAKLAFVMLAVVPVIAILAVVFGIRIRKMAKRAQDQLAESGTIVQETFQGISIVKAFTSEFFEISRYTKSIFYVVETAIRNARFKGAFISFMIFSVFGTIAFVMWVGANMIQTGELTTGLLTMFVIFSVFVGGTFAGFADMFSQLQKTLGATQSVREILRADGEAVDLDNSQPDPQNKLKGQVRFDQVGFSYPSRQDVMVLKDISLIANPGEQIALVGPSGAGKSTIASLLLRFYEPDTGRIIFDGRPAQSFPLSELRKQMAFVPQDVMLFGGSIRENIAYGKFDATDDEIMEASKKANADEFIRRFPEGYNTIVGERGIKLSGGQRQRIAIARAILKNPAILILDEATSSLDSESELLVQEALDNLMRNRTSFVIAHRLSTIRNADKIVVIDKGMVAETGTHETLMNVESGLYKRLNELQFEVIA, encoded by the coding sequence TTGGCTGAATCCAATAAACCAAATGGTAAATCTGCTGAAGCAACTCCCAAGGCCAGAATTAACAGGGAGTCATTGCGTGAAGCATTGTTACTCTTTAAATACCTGAAACCATACCGTTGGAAATTTATTCTTGGATTGGTATGCATAGCATTATCGGCTTTCTCCACCAGCATCTTCCCTTTTCTGATTGGGAAAATGATTGATGCTGCTGCGCCTGGTGTTTCACAAACGCTGCCGGCAAACGGTCAGATTTTAGGCGGCAACTTCAGCAGCAGTCTGAAAGATATTACGTTGAGCCTGAACACCATTATCCTGCTCATTTTTTCCCAGCTCACAGTTCAGATGTTATTCTCTTTTATGAGGGTTTATCTGCTGACGGAAGTAGGCGAAAAATCGCTGGCTGATATGCGAAGGGATGTATATAAGAAATTGCTAAGCATGCCGATGACATTTTTCACGGAAAAAAGAGTTGGAGAATTGAGCAGCAGGATTTCATCTGACCTGTCTCAAATCCAGGATGCGCTCTCTTTTACGCTGGCAGAGTTTCTCCGCGGCATTTTCACACTTATAATCGGATTGGCATTTATCTTTTGGATCAGTGCGAAACTGGCTTTTGTGATGCTCGCCGTTGTTCCGGTAATAGCAATATTGGCCGTGGTTTTTGGAATTCGAATTAGGAAAATGGCAAAGCGGGCACAGGATCAGTTGGCGGAGAGTGGAACGATTGTGCAGGAGACATTCCAGGGAATCTCGATCGTTAAAGCATTCACAAGTGAGTTTTTTGAAATTTCCAGGTATACGAAAAGTATTTTTTATGTGGTCGAAACGGCTATCCGCAATGCAAGGTTCAAAGGAGCATTCATCTCTTTTATGATATTCAGCGTTTTTGGCACCATTGCTTTTGTGATGTGGGTTGGCGCCAACATGATTCAGACCGGTGAACTGACTACTGGATTGCTCACGATGTTTGTGATCTTCTCGGTTTTTGTGGGCGGCACTTTTGCAGGATTTGCTGATATGTTCAGCCAGCTGCAGAAAACCTTAGGGGCAACACAAAGTGTGCGTGAAATTCTGCGAGCTGACGGAGAGGCCGTTGATCTCGACAATTCCCAGCCTGATCCGCAGAATAAACTCAAAGGGCAGGTGCGTTTTGATCAGGTTGGTTTCAGTTACCCTTCGCGCCAGGATGTGATGGTATTAAAAGATATTTCACTGATAGCTAATCCCGGTGAGCAGATCGCTTTGGTCGGCCCGAGTGGTGCCGGAAAGAGTACGATTGCATCTCTGCTGTTGCGCTTTTATGAGCCCGACACAGGAAGGATTATTTTTGACGGCAGGCCTGCGCAGTCATTTCCGCTGAGCGAGTTGAGAAAACAGATGGCATTTGTTCCGCAGGATGTAATGCTTTTTGGCGGCAGTATCCGCGAAAATATTGCCTATGGAAAATTTGATGCTACAGACGATGAAATTATGGAAGCTTCCAAAAAGGCTAATGCTGATGAGTTCATTCGCCGGTTTCCCGAAGGGTACAATACCATTGTTGGAGAACGTGGCATTAAATTATCAGGCGGTCAGCGTCAGCGTATTGCTATTGCCCGGGCCATTCTGAAAAACCCTGCAATATTGATTTTGGATGAAGCAACCAGTTCTTTAGATAGCGAAAGTGAATTGCTCGTGCAGGAAGCACTGGACAACCTGATGCGAAACAGGACATCGTTCGTTATCGCACACAGGCTTTCCACCATCAGAAATGCCGATAAAATTGTGGTAATAGATAAAGGCATGGTGGCGGAAACCGGAACACATGAAACACTGATGAATGTCGAAAGCGGATTGTATAAGAGATTAAATGAACTGCAGTTTGAAGTTATCGCCTGA
- a CDS encoding RNA polymerase sigma factor RpoD/SigA has protein sequence MRQLKITQQITARDNDSLEKYLQEIGKMSLITPEEEVLLARKIRTGDQEALEKMTKANLRFVVSVAKQYQHQGLSLSDLINEGNIGLIKAAQRFDESKGFKFISYAVWWIRQSILQALVEQSRMVRLPLNKVGSLSKLNKIMIHFEQQHEREPSHDELADIMNVTAKEITEMMKGAGKHLSMDAPIKENEEGTMIEFYQDSDSKPVDEDLAKESLKKDIKRVLSTMNKRDADIVSCFFGVNGEAPMNLDEIGQRFGLTRERVRQIKEKAIRRLRKLKSARTLRTYLG, from the coding sequence ATGAGACAGTTAAAAATTACCCAACAGATTACGGCCCGAGACAATGATTCGCTGGAGAAATACCTTCAGGAAATCGGAAAGATGAGTCTGATCACACCGGAAGAAGAGGTTTTGCTTGCGCGCAAAATCAGGACCGGGGATCAGGAAGCGTTGGAGAAAATGACCAAGGCGAATCTTCGTTTTGTTGTATCTGTAGCCAAACAATATCAACATCAGGGGTTGTCACTCAGTGATCTTATAAATGAAGGAAATATCGGCCTTATAAAGGCGGCGCAACGATTTGATGAATCAAAAGGATTTAAATTCATTTCCTATGCAGTGTGGTGGATCCGGCAGTCTATACTGCAAGCCCTGGTTGAGCAGTCGAGGATGGTAAGGTTGCCTTTGAATAAAGTGGGCTCGCTGAGTAAACTGAATAAAATCATGATTCACTTTGAACAGCAACATGAAAGAGAACCCAGTCATGATGAACTGGCCGATATCATGAATGTAACTGCAAAGGAAATAACGGAGATGATGAAGGGAGCGGGCAAGCATCTTTCAATGGATGCGCCTATAAAGGAAAACGAAGAAGGTACTATGATTGAGTTCTACCAGGATTCGGATTCCAAACCAGTGGATGAAGATTTGGCCAAAGAATCGCTGAAAAAGGATATCAAGAGGGTGCTTTCTACGATGAATAAAAGAGATGCGGACATAGTAAGTTGTTTTTTTGGGGTTAACGGTGAAGCGCCCATGAATCTCGATGAAATAGGACAGCGGTTTGGCCTTACACGAGAGCGTGTACGTCAGATTAAGGAAAAAGCAATCCGCAGGCTCCGCAAGCTTAAATCAGCGCGTACGCTGAGAACGTATCTCGGTTAA
- the pnp gene encoding polyribonucleotide nucleotidyltransferase, which yields MSKIGISKTFDTGDAKPITIETGKLATQADGSALVRQGNCMILATVVSKEEVKEGQDFFPLSVDYQEKFASAGRIPGGFFRREARLSDYEILISRLVDRALRPLFPEDYLCDTQVIITLISADQNIMPDSLVALAASSALTVSNIPFNGPISEVRVCKIDGAFVVNPAKQDIDKAELDIIVAGSATSIVMVEGEAKEVSEADMLEAIKVGHEAIKLHCKAQLELAELCGGKKPFRDYVKAAQSDEIKEKIYSAFKDKVYQVAKSGASKTDRKLAFSAIKEELKAMVADWENETDISLAKKYYNELEYDVIRNLILDEGIRLDGRKTDEVRPIWTEIDYLPSAHGSAIFTRGETQSLTTVTLGTKLDELMLDKAMELVYTKFILHYNFPAFSTGEVKPNRGPGRREVGHGNLAMRSLKNVLPAGDDNPYTIRVVSDILESNGSSSMATVCAGSLALFDAGLKMKSHVSGIAMGLITRDDGKVAILSDILGDEDHLGDMDFKVTGTAKGICGCQMDIKVQGLSFDTMYKALEQAKQGRLHILNILNETISQPRADYKPHAPRIIKIMIPREFIGAVIGPGGKVIQEMQRETGTTINISEVGDEGEVLIASANKESIDKALTRIRGIIAIPQPGEIYDAKVKSIMPYGAFVEFLPGKEGLLHISEVSNKRLETMEGVMNVGDIVKVKLLDVDKKTGKFKLSSKALMEKQAQN from the coding sequence ATGAGCAAAATTGGAATCAGTAAGACATTTGATACAGGAGATGCCAAACCCATTACCATTGAAACAGGCAAATTAGCTACGCAGGCCGATGGATCAGCTTTGGTTCGACAAGGTAATTGTATGATTTTGGCGACGGTTGTTTCAAAAGAGGAAGTTAAGGAAGGGCAGGACTTTTTTCCGCTCTCAGTAGATTACCAGGAAAAATTTGCTTCTGCTGGCAGAATTCCCGGTGGATTCTTCAGGCGTGAAGCCCGTCTTTCAGATTATGAAATCCTCATAAGCAGATTAGTTGATCGTGCATTAAGGCCTTTATTTCCAGAGGATTATCTGTGTGATACTCAAGTAATCATTACGTTGATTTCTGCTGATCAGAACATTATGCCGGATTCATTGGTAGCCCTGGCAGCATCATCTGCACTAACGGTTTCAAATATCCCATTCAATGGCCCGATTTCAGAAGTTCGTGTATGTAAAATTGATGGCGCTTTTGTCGTAAACCCGGCTAAGCAGGATATTGACAAGGCAGAACTGGATATTATTGTAGCCGGTTCGGCAACCAGTATTGTCATGGTGGAGGGCGAAGCAAAAGAGGTTTCGGAGGCTGACATGCTTGAAGCCATAAAGGTTGGACATGAGGCAATTAAGTTACATTGTAAAGCTCAGCTAGAACTGGCAGAATTGTGTGGCGGGAAAAAGCCGTTTCGCGATTATGTGAAAGCAGCCCAGAGCGATGAAATTAAAGAAAAGATCTACTCTGCATTTAAGGATAAGGTTTACCAGGTGGCTAAATCAGGTGCCTCCAAAACTGACAGGAAACTTGCATTTAGCGCTATCAAGGAAGAGCTTAAAGCAATGGTCGCTGATTGGGAAAATGAAACAGACATCAGCCTTGCGAAGAAGTATTATAATGAGCTCGAGTATGATGTAATCAGAAACCTGATTCTTGATGAAGGCATCCGCCTTGATGGAAGAAAAACAGATGAAGTGCGCCCAATCTGGACTGAAATTGACTACCTGCCTTCAGCGCACGGATCAGCTATATTCACACGCGGGGAAACACAATCATTAACGACAGTAACTTTAGGTACAAAGCTGGATGAATTGATGTTAGATAAAGCGATGGAATTGGTGTATACCAAGTTCATATTGCACTATAACTTCCCCGCTTTCTCTACAGGTGAAGTGAAACCTAACAGGGGCCCCGGCCGACGTGAAGTTGGGCATGGAAACCTCGCCATGCGCTCATTGAAAAATGTACTGCCGGCTGGTGATGACAATCCATATACTATAAGGGTGGTTTCGGATATTCTGGAATCAAATGGTTCATCATCAATGGCAACCGTTTGCGCAGGTTCTTTGGCACTTTTTGATGCTGGCCTGAAAATGAAAAGCCATGTTTCCGGTATTGCAATGGGTTTAATCACACGTGATGATGGTAAAGTGGCTATTCTTTCTGACATCCTTGGTGATGAGGATCATTTGGGGGATATGGATTTTAAAGTAACTGGCACTGCAAAAGGTATTTGTGGCTGTCAAATGGATATCAAGGTGCAGGGTTTGAGTTTTGATACGATGTATAAAGCATTAGAGCAGGCAAAGCAGGGAAGATTACATATTCTGAATATTCTAAACGAAACCATTTCACAGCCAAGGGCGGATTATAAACCGCATGCCCCGAGAATCATTAAAATAATGATACCAAGAGAATTTATTGGCGCGGTAATAGGGCCCGGCGGAAAGGTTATTCAGGAAATGCAAAGGGAAACGGGAACTACCATCAATATTTCTGAAGTGGGTGATGAAGGAGAAGTATTGATTGCCTCTGCTAATAAAGAATCAATTGATAAAGCACTTACGCGAATCAGGGGCATCATTGCTATACCGCAACCCGGTGAAATTTATGACGCTAAGGTTAAATCCATAATGCCTTATGGTGCTTTTGTTGAATTCTTGCCCGGTAAGGAAGGGCTACTTCATATTTCAGAAGTTTCAAATAAGAGGCTTGAAACCATGGAAGGTGTCATGAATGTAGGTGATATTGTTAAGGTGAAATTGCTTGATGTTGATAAAAAGACCGGTAAATTTAAATTATCCAGCAAGGCATTAATGGAGAAGCAGGCTCAGAACTAA
- the rpsO gene encoding 30S ribosomal protein S15 translates to MELTKDRKKEIIKTYGGSEKNTGSAEAQVAMLTERINHISGHLDGQKKDYNSSRSLLKLVGQRKRLLKYLQETNLTSYRKLIEKLNLRK, encoded by the coding sequence ATGGAATTAACGAAAGACAGAAAGAAAGAAATTATCAAGACTTACGGCGGATCAGAAAAAAACACCGGTTCGGCTGAAGCGCAGGTAGCGATGCTGACAGAACGTATCAATCACATCTCCGGTCACCTTGATGGGCAGAAAAAAGACTACAATTCTTCCAGATCACTGCTGAAATTAGTGGGTCAACGTAAACGCCTTCTAAAATATTTGCAGGAGACCAACCTGACCTCTTACAGGAAACTCATCGAAAAGCTTAATCTCCGCAAATAA
- the accD gene encoding acetyl-CoA carboxylase, carboxyltransferase subunit beta: MPWFRRNKEGITTTTEEKLEVPEGLWWKCPSCKKTIPATDLKENLYVCTNCNYHPRINSVEYFEILYDNNEYKPLFEDLRPRDLLGFKDLKSYKDRLEDASKKVNVSEAISVASGKINGRKLVCACMNFNYIGGSMGSVVGERIAAAIDHCIKTKSPLLIISKSGGARMMEAAFSLMQMAKTSAKLTQLSEARLPFISLMTDPTTGGVTASFAMLGDLNIAEPEALIGFAGPRVIKETIKKDLPKGFQRSEFLLEHGFLDFIVDRKELKDRLSDVIGLLMNDK; the protein is encoded by the coding sequence ATGCCCTGGTTTAGAAGAAACAAAGAAGGAATAACCACTACTACAGAAGAAAAGCTGGAGGTTCCGGAAGGCCTTTGGTGGAAATGTCCGTCTTGTAAAAAGACCATTCCTGCTACAGATCTGAAGGAAAACCTGTATGTGTGTACCAATTGTAACTATCATCCGCGAATCAATTCAGTTGAATACTTTGAAATTCTTTATGATAACAACGAATATAAACCGTTGTTTGAAGACCTGCGTCCCCGCGATTTACTGGGATTTAAAGACCTCAAAAGTTATAAAGACAGACTTGAAGATGCTTCAAAGAAAGTAAATGTCAGTGAAGCGATCTCGGTTGCTTCCGGAAAAATCAACGGCCGCAAACTGGTTTGTGCCTGCATGAACTTCAACTATATAGGAGGTTCAATGGGCAGTGTTGTTGGTGAACGGATTGCAGCAGCAATTGATCATTGTATCAAAACCAAATCGCCATTGCTCATAATTTCCAAGTCAGGAGGTGCAAGAATGATGGAGGCTGCCTTTTCTCTAATGCAAATGGCAAAAACGTCCGCTAAGCTTACGCAACTTTCCGAAGCCAGGTTGCCCTTTATTTCTTTGATGACTGACCCTACTACAGGAGGTGTTACTGCGTCATTTGCCATGCTGGGAGATCTGAATATAGCTGAGCCTGAAGCCCTGATCGGTTTTGCAGGACCGAGGGTAATAAAGGAGACTATTAAGAAGGATCTTCCCAAAGGATTTCAGCGCTCGGAGTTTCTGCTCGAACATGGTTTTCTCGACTTTATTGTTGACCGGAAAGAACTCAAGGACAGGCTTTCGGATGTCATCGGCTTGCTGATGAACGATAAATGA
- a CDS encoding class I fructose-bisphosphate aldolase, whose translation MSLSKITSLLEDKAEYLLNHVSATIDRKSLHAPGPDFIDRIFSASNRNGQVLRSLQTIYGHGRLAGTGYVSILPVDQGIEHSAGASFAPNPIYFDPENIVKLAIEGGCNAVASTYGVLGAVARKYAHKIPFIVKINHNEFLSYPNKYDQVMFGTIEDAWNLGAVAVGATIYFGSDEATRQLQEVSQAFEYAHELGMATILWCYLRNPGFKKDGVDYHTAADLTGQANHLGVTIQADIIKQKLPTNNGGYEALKFGKTHPKVYRELTSDHPIDLCRYQVANCYMGRIGLINSGGESKGASDMAEAVFTAIVNKRAGGQGLISGRKAFQKPMNDGVELLNMIQDVYLEKKIDLA comes from the coding sequence ATGTCATTAAGCAAGATTACCTCGCTGCTGGAGGATAAAGCGGAATACCTCTTGAATCACGTCAGTGCAACAATTGACAGGAAATCGCTGCATGCTCCCGGTCCAGATTTCATTGACCGGATTTTTTCTGCTTCTAACCGTAACGGGCAGGTGCTGCGGAGTTTGCAGACCATATATGGTCATGGCAGATTAGCAGGAACCGGCTATGTTTCCATTTTGCCGGTTGATCAGGGCATTGAGCACAGTGCCGGCGCATCTTTTGCCCCTAATCCGATTTATTTTGATCCGGAAAATATTGTGAAACTGGCTATAGAAGGTGGCTGTAACGCTGTTGCATCAACCTATGGCGTACTGGGTGCCGTTGCCAGGAAATACGCCCATAAGATCCCGTTTATTGTTAAGATCAACCATAACGAGTTTCTTTCCTATCCGAATAAATATGACCAGGTAATGTTTGGAACCATTGAGGATGCCTGGAATTTGGGAGCAGTGGCAGTTGGGGCAACTATTTATTTCGGAAGTGATGAGGCAACGCGTCAGTTACAGGAGGTTTCACAGGCATTTGAATATGCACATGAGCTGGGAATGGCTACCATTCTATGGTGCTATCTGCGTAATCCCGGGTTTAAAAAGGATGGTGTCGATTATCATACGGCGGCCGACTTAACCGGCCAGGCCAATCATCTCGGTGTAACCATTCAGGCAGACATCATCAAGCAAAAGTTGCCGACTAATAACGGAGGCTATGAAGCGTTGAAGTTTGGCAAAACGCACCCGAAAGTTTACCGCGAACTCACGTCCGATCATCCGATTGATCTGTGTCGTTATCAGGTTGCAAATTGCTACATGGGACGTATTGGTCTGATTAATTCAGGCGGCGAATCGAAAGGAGCTTCGGATATGGCAGAGGCCGTTTTCACTGCTATAGTAAATAAGCGTGCCGGCGGCCAGGGACTCATTAGTGGCAGAAAAGCCTTTCAAAAGCCAATGAATGACGGGGTGGAATTGCTCAATATGATTCAGGACGTTTACCTGGAAAAGAAGATTGATCTTGCATAA
- a CDS encoding helical backbone metal receptor codes for MTASSTGFTFTDQLARTVVLSAPPSTIVSVVPSQTELLFYLGLEKEIVGITKFCVHPAELCQAKTKVGGTRQLNIELIRQLEPDLIIANKEENDASQIKQLASEFAVWVSDVKTIEDAFDMIYQIGEITARTDAAQGLCRLIQSSFEKVIPFSPKVPVAYLIWRKPYMAAGSDTFINAMLQQFGFRNVFSDKARYPETTISELQALKPQCILLSSEPYPFSQSHVQEIQQAMPATRIVMVDGEIFSWYGSRLLNAAPYFIHLRSLLTSNESG; via the coding sequence ATGACGGCCTCATCAACAGGATTCACTTTTACCGACCAGTTGGCGAGGACTGTTGTTCTATCTGCGCCGCCTTCAACCATCGTTTCCGTGGTGCCTTCTCAAACTGAATTGCTGTTTTACCTGGGGCTTGAAAAGGAAATTGTGGGTATCACCAAATTTTGTGTTCACCCGGCGGAATTGTGCCAAGCAAAGACAAAAGTGGGAGGAACCCGGCAATTAAACATAGAATTAATCAGGCAACTCGAGCCTGATCTGATTATTGCCAATAAGGAAGAAAATGATGCATCGCAGATCAAACAACTGGCCAGCGAATTTGCTGTTTGGGTCAGTGATGTAAAAACCATTGAAGATGCATTTGATATGATATATCAGATTGGTGAAATCACGGCGAGGACTGATGCGGCCCAGGGCTTATGCCGGTTAATTCAATCGTCATTTGAAAAGGTAATTCCTTTTTCGCCCAAAGTACCGGTTGCTTACCTCATCTGGCGAAAGCCGTATATGGCTGCAGGTAGTGATACGTTCATCAATGCTATGTTGCAGCAATTCGGTTTCAGGAATGTTTTCAGTGACAAGGCAAGGTATCCTGAAACAACAATCAGTGAGTTACAGGCATTAAAGCCGCAATGTATATTGCTGTCTTCCGAGCCGTATCCATTCAGTCAATCGCACGTTCAGGAAATCCAGCAAGCCATGCCTGCAACCCGTATTGTGATGGTGGACGGTGAAATATTCTCATGGTATGGAAGCCGGTTACTCAATGCTGCTCCATATTTTATACACCTCAGGAGTTTGCTCACATCAAATGAAAGTGGTTGA
- a CDS encoding pyridoxal-phosphate dependent enzyme produces MYYNHIIETIGNTPLVKLNKVTRDVKATVLAKVESFNPGNSIKDRIGLKMVQEAEKKGLLKPGGTIIEGTSGNTGMGLALAAIAKGYKCIFTTTDKQSKEKADILKAVGAEVIVCPTNVDPDDPRSYYSVSKRLAQETPDSWYPNQYDNLDNRLAHYESTGPEIWQQTEGKITHLVVGSGTGGTITGCAQYLKEKNPSIKVWAIDTYGSTLKAFHETGKIDQQEIYPYITEGIGEDIIPKNYDFRLIDHFEKVTDKDAALMAREITRKEGIFVGYSCGSALAGLLQMKNHLKETDVVVVIFPDHGSRYVGKIYNDEWMRDRGWLVVKTLRDIIETKSDHKLISIEASANVAAAVALMSTNNIDQLPVMEEGNMIGSLSETGLLSKLMTNSALKSHSVKEVMEKPFPLVASDTAIDKLNGMMNREIPAVITQDVLNNLLIITKSDIIRALSK; encoded by the coding sequence ATGTATTATAATCACATCATTGAAACCATTGGTAATACGCCGCTGGTTAAACTGAATAAGGTTACCAGGGATGTTAAAGCAACAGTACTGGCAAAAGTAGAGTCATTCAATCCCGGCAATTCCATCAAGGACAGGATAGGGCTTAAAATGGTGCAGGAAGCCGAAAAGAAAGGTTTACTGAAACCCGGTGGTACCATTATCGAGGGTACGTCCGGGAATACGGGAATGGGACTCGCCCTTGCCGCCATTGCCAAGGGATATAAATGCATCTTCACCACCACCGATAAACAATCAAAGGAGAAGGCAGATATTCTGAAAGCTGTAGGAGCGGAGGTGATAGTGTGTCCTACCAACGTAGATCCGGATGATCCCCGATCGTATTACTCCGTATCAAAAAGATTAGCCCAAGAAACACCTGATTCATGGTATCCAAATCAATACGACAACCTCGATAACCGCCTGGCGCATTATGAAAGCACCGGGCCGGAAATATGGCAGCAGACGGAGGGTAAAATCACACACCTGGTTGTGGGTTCCGGTACAGGTGGTACAATTACCGGTTGTGCGCAATATCTGAAGGAAAAAAATCCATCCATCAAAGTTTGGGCAATTGATACCTATGGATCTACCCTGAAAGCATTTCATGAGACCGGCAAAATAGATCAGCAGGAAATATATCCTTATATCACAGAAGGCATTGGTGAAGACATTATTCCTAAAAACTATGATTTTCGCTTAATAGATCATTTTGAAAAAGTAACCGATAAAGATGCTGCGCTGATGGCAAGGGAAATCACCAGGAAAGAAGGCATTTTTGTAGGCTACTCCTGTGGTTCAGCATTAGCCGGCCTGCTGCAAATGAAGAATCACCTGAAAGAGACTGATGTGGTGGTTGTTATTTTCCCTGATCATGGCAGCAGGTATGTCGGTAAAATTTACAACGATGAATGGATGCGTGACCGGGGATGGCTGGTGGTGAAAACATTGCGCGATATCATTGAAACGAAATCGGATCATAAACTGATCAGTATTGAAGCTTCCGCCAATGTTGCTGCTGCCGTTGCGCTAATGAGTACAAACAATATTGATCAGTTGCCGGTTATGGAAGAAGGCAATATGATAGGTTCATTGAGTGAAACCGGATTGCTCTCTAAACTGATGACGAATAGCGCATTAAAATCACATAGTGTTAAGGAAGTAATGGAAAAACCGTTCCCGCTGGTAGCATCAGATACTGCCATTGATAAACTGAACGGAATGATGAATAGGGAAATACCTGCCGTGATTACGCAGGATGTTCTGAATAACCTGCTGATCATAACGAAGTCTGATATTATAAGGGCGCTGTCGAAATAG